GACATTGACCCCCAGTGCTTCCAGTACGTCGGCGCTGCCGCAACTGCTGGAAACCGAACGCCCGCCATGCTTGGCGACTTTGGCCCCCGCCGCCGCCGCGATAAAGGCGGAGGTGGTGGAGATATTAAAGGTGTGCGCGCCGTCGCCGCCGGTGCCGCAGGTATCGACCAGATGCGGCTCGCCGGAGACATCTACTTTGGTTGAAAGCTCGCGCAACACTTGTGCCGCAGCAGCGATTTCTTCGACAGTCTCGCCTTTGACACGCAAGCCGGTAATGATGCCGGCGATTTGCGCCGGAGTAAGTTGCCCGCTCATGATCTGGCGCATGATGGACAGCATTTCGTCATGAAAAATTTCACGCCGCTCAATCAGGCGGTTCAGGGCTTCCTGCGGCGTCATTTATTCCCTTCCTGCAAAAAATTCTTGAGCAGGTCGTGACCGTGTTCGGTCAAAATCGATTCCGGATGAAACTGCACGCCCTCGATTTTTAATTGCCGGTGGCGCACGCCCATGATCTCACCGTCGTCGGTCCAGGCGGTGACTTCCAGGCAATCCGGCAGGCTTTCGCGCTCAATCACCAGCGAATGATAGCGCGTGGCTTGAAACGGATTGGGAAGATTGCGGAATACGCCGCGCTCACTGTGCTTGATTTGCGAAGTCTTGCCGTGCATGAGCTTTTTCGCGTGCACTATCCTGCCGCCGAACGCCTGGCCTATGCTCTGATGGCCGAGGCACACGCCCAATATCGGAATTTCCCCCGCAAAACGCTTGATCAGCGGCACCGACACGCCGGCTTCGTTGGGTGTGCACGGCCCCGGCGAAATCACGATATGCGCGGGCTTGAGCTGCGCGATTTTATCGAGCGCGATTTCGTCGTTGCGGTATACGACGACCTCTTCACCCAGTTCGCCGAGGTATTGCACCAGGTTGTAGGTGAACGAATCGTAGTTATCTATCATCAAAAGCATAATTCAAAACCTTTCACCGCAGAGGACGCAGAGGAAAAACAAAACATTAGAATTTAAGATCAAGTCAGTTGCCATAACCGAACCCAACTTGAGAAGAAAGTAAAAGGTTCTCAAGATAAGTAGAGCTTAAGGTTTCCTCGGCGTCTTCTGCGTCCTCCGCGGTCTAAGATTTTCAATCAATTTTACTATCCAGTCCGGCCTGCGCCATTTCCGCCGCACGCAGCACCGCCTTGGCCTTGTTGCAGGTTTCCTGCCATTCGTTCGCCGGCACCGAGTCGGCGACGATGCCGGCGCCCGCTTGCACATATAAAGTCTGATTTTTAATCACCGCGGTGCGGATGGCAATGGCCAAATCCATGTCGCCGTTAAATCCGAGATAGCCCACTGCGCCGGCGTAAATTCCGCGTTTGGTCGCTTCCAGTTCATCGATGATTTCCATGGCGCGGACTTTCGGCGCGCCGCTCACCGTGCCCGCAGGAAAAGTAGCCTTCAGAACATCCATGGCATCAAGACCGGATTTCAGCCTGGCCTCGACGTTGGAAACGATGTGCATTACGTGGGAATAATTTTCAATGGTCATGTTCTCGGTGACCTTGACCGTTCCGGTCTGCGCCACCCGCCCGATATCGTTGCGCCCGAGATCCATGAGCATGATGTGTTCCGCACGCTCCTTGGGGTCGGCGAGTAATTCCTGCGCAAGTTTTTCGTCTTCCCCGAGGGTCTTGCCGCGCGGCCGGGTGCCGGCAATCGGCCGCACCGTCACCGTGTCCTGCTC
The sequence above is drawn from the Burkholderiales bacterium genome and encodes:
- the pabA gene encoding aminodeoxychorismate/anthranilate synthase component II, yielding MLLMIDNYDSFTYNLVQYLGELGEEVVVYRNDEIALDKIAQLKPAHIVISPGPCTPNEAGVSVPLIKRFAGEIPILGVCLGHQSIGQAFGGRIVHAKKLMHGKTSQIKHSERGVFRNLPNPFQATRYHSLVIERESLPDCLEVTAWTDDGEIMGVRHRQLKIEGVQFHPESILTEHGHDLLKNFLQEGNK